In Streptomyces sp. 840.1, the DNA window GGTTGGCGCGCAGTGTGCGCGGCAGGTCCAGCCGGCCGCCGGGGCGGCGGGTGGGCCGGGCCGCCATCGTGCCGGTGAGCGCGGGCCGCAGCCGGGTGGTGAGCTGCCGGGTCAGTTCTTCGACCAGGCGGCTGACCAGGGGCCGGAGGGCCGCGAGACGCGCTTCGGGGAGGCCGCCCGCGTACCGCAGGATCGTCCGGAGCAGTTCCACGGAAGGGGTGGCGGCAGCCGGGTCGAGCTCTGCGAGGACGTCCCGGCGGCCTGTCGCGGCTGCGGCGGCGAGTACCTCCTCGCGGATGCCGCCGCCGAACAGCGCGGCCAGTTCCTCGGACCACTCGCGGACGCCGGGGAACGACGGCTCCCGGCCGCCACGCCTGCCGGGTCCGGGCAGGTTGCCGCGGGACCCCTCGCCGTGTCCCGCACCGTAGAGCTCGTCCAGAGCGGTTGCCAGACGGGCGGAGCCTGCAGGCAGTTGTTCGGGACGCCGGCCGAGCACGAGCCTCCACCGGTCCGCTGGTGCGAGGGTGCGCGCGGGAGCGGGCTCGGTGGCGGGTTCGGGGGGCCGCGCGGCCGGCTCCGTGGTGGGCGCGACAGCGGGGCCCGGTGCCGCGCGGTGGCCGGACAGCGGTGCGAACCGGTCGTCGTGCACCGGGGGCGGGACGGGCAGGCCCAGGCCGGTCAGGAGCTCGCGGGCCGCGAGGTCGGCGGCCGTTCGGCGGGCCAGCTCGGCCGGATCGTCCCCGTCGAGGCTGTCCACCCGTTCGCCCAGCCGCTCCTCGATGGTGTCCAGCAGCCGGTCCCGGGCTGCCGGGCTCAGGGTGTCGAAGCCACCGCGCAGGGCAGGCAGCCGGGCCAGGAACGCGGTGTCGTCCAGCTCGACGACCCGGTGCAGCAAGGGGTCCAGGGTGCCGACGCCGACGGCCAGGAGCGGGCCCGCCACCGTCAGGACGCCGGTGAGGCGGGCGGTGAGCGCGGCCCGGGACGCGGTGTCGACGGCCCCGTCCACCCATGAGGCGACGCGGCCTCCGAAGGCCTCGGCCTCTTCGTGGCCCGTGAGCACCCTGACCGCACCGGCGGCCGCGGCGATCAACGGCGTCCCTTCGGCGGTCAGCCGGGCGAGGGCGCCGGTGAGCCGGATGCCGCCCACCCGGTCGGCCCGCTGCGAGAGTTCGAGCAGCGCACGGGCGTCCTCGGGCTCCTCGGAGCCGGTCAGACCGTCGACCTGGCGAACCGCGGCCGAGGTGAGGAGTTCGGCCACGTGCGCGGTGCGGGCGGCACGGGCGGAGCCAGTACCTGCAGCTGTGGCCGTGTCTGTGTCCGGGGTGTCCGAAGCCGCGGTAGAGGTCGGGGCCGGGCGGTCGTCGGGGGTGGCCGGGCCCGGCAGGTGGCCGGCGTCGATGCGGTCCAGCAGGTCGAGCCCGCCCAGGAGTTCGGGAAGGGTGCCGCTCGCGGGGAGTACGGCGGCCAGCTCCGTCAGTCGTTCGTCGACCAGAGCGGGCAGCCCGCACCCGGCGGCCTCCGTGAGACCACGGACGACCTGGGCGGGTGTCGGGCCGCCCTCCGCGCGCTCCGCCGCGTGCCGCTGCCGCAGCACGCCCTCGGCCGCCTGGACCGGGGTGACCCCGCGGGCCCCGGCCGCGGTGAGCATCGCGGCCGTCGCCGGGGTCCACCGCACCTGCCAGCGCGTCGTGAGCCCTTCCGTGCCCGCCGCACCGGTCACCCCCTGCTCCTGCGCGTAAGGGATGCCGCACACCGTCAGCCTGCGCAGCAGCAGTTCGCGGCGCCGGTCCAGGATGGAGCGGGCCGGGTCGAGCCGGAGGTCGCGCGGTGTCTTCTCGTGCGCGTGCTGCGGGCCGGGGAGGGTGAGCGCCTCGGTCTCGGCCTCGACTGCGGGGCCCAGTCCGCCGCGTGGAGCGGCGGGCGCGGGCCGTCCGGTGCGGGCTCCGACGAGTACGCGCTCCAGGGCGCCGGCGACGGCGCGGCCGGTGCCGTAGGTCTCGCCCCGCCCCAGCACCGTCTGCACGGCTTCCAGGAGTTCGCCCCGGCCGGGTGCGGGCAGGTCTCGCAGCCGGGCCAGGTCCCCGGCCACCCGGACGATCTCCCGGCCGTCCGCCGGGCCGTAGGGGTGGCCCTGTTCGCGCAGGGCGGCGCAGACGCGGACCGCGGTGCGGATCAGCGCCTCGTGCAGTGCGGCCGGGTCCCCGGCGGCGTCCAGGACGGTGTGCTGCCACTCCGGGTCCCGGATGCCGGCCGGGTAGCCGGACCGTGAGTCGAGCAGCGGGTAGGTGTACGGGACCAGGGAGACCGTGCACGCCGCCGCCCCGGGGGCGACGTCCGCACCCGGCTCGGGCGCGGCGGGGGATGCCTCCCCCGCCGGGCCCTCTGCGGATCCGGCGGGGGTCAGGAGCGCCGGGGTGTGGAACGCTCCCACCACCACGGCCGGCCGCCGCCCGCTCGCCAGCGCCTCGGCGACGTGTCCACGCATCCACGCCTCACGCGCCAGGTCCGTGCCGTGCACCCCGTCCCGCGCCTCGGCCTCGTGGCGCAGCGCCCAGCCCGTGAGCAGGGCGGCACGACGGAGCGCCTCGGGCGACGACCCGGGCGCGAGCGCCTCCACCAGCCGGTCCCACAGGTCGTCGCCGTCCCGGCCGGTGAGCCGGGACCTGAGCGCGTCCGACAGCCCGAGCCCCTCCCCCGGCACGGGCGTGGAGTCGGCGCCCGGGACGGGGGCAGCAGTGTCCGGGCCGCCCCCGGCCCACGCACGGTCGGCCAGCGGAAGGTCACAGGCCACCGCCGGGACCCCGTTTCTCGCCGCCCAGCGCAGAGCGGCCAGTTCGGGCGAGAAGTCCGCGAACGGGTAGAAAGCAGGCCCCCGTTCGCCGGCCGGACCGGACCCCGAGCCCTCGGCGAGTACGGCGGCCAGCGCCACCGGGGCCTCGGTCTCCTCATGGGCGAGCCAGCCCAGCCAGGGCTGGAACTCGGCGGGCAGTTCGACGAGGAGGACGTCCGGGGCCGCCGCGTCCAGCAGCGCCGGAAGGGCGGCGGCCAGCGAGGGCGCGTGATGGCGCACCCCGATCAGGAACGGCAGCCCCGGTCCGGTCGCCGCGAGGGCTGCCACCGCGGCCTCCGGGGTGGCGGGCCCGGCCGCCCGGCCGGTGGACGGCTCCTGCGGGGTGGACGGTTGCTGGGCCGTGGCCCGCGTCCCGGAGGTGATCGGCTCGCTCATCCGTCAGTTCTCCAGCACCGCGCGCAGGTCCCACAGGGCACGCCAGGTGGCCGCCCCCTGCTCCGCGCGCCTGCGCACCGGGCCGTCCCAATACCCCAGCAGCCGTGCCGCGTCGGCGGGGTCGTCCTTGCGGACGACCCCGAGCAGATGGCCGGGCAGGAGGGAGAGCACGTCCCGGTCGCCGGGGAAGTAGGCGGCGGCCAGGCCCAGGGAGCCCGCGACGGAGACCGCCTCCGCCGTGCTCATCACCGTGGACGGGCGCTCGACCTCCCAGCCCTCCACGGAGCGGCCCTCGCGCAGGTCCCGGAAGGCGGTGACAAGGGCTTCGAGGACGGCGTCGTCCACCTGGTAGGCGGCGCCCACCCGTTCGACGGCCGCCCGCGACTGGCGCCGGACGAGCGCGGTCTCGGCGTCCACGTCGCCGATGGGGCCCACGGTCTCGAAGTTGAAGCGCCTCTTCAGCGCGGCGGACATCTCCGAGACCCCCTTGTCCCGCAGGTTGGCGGTGGCGATGAGGGTGAACCCGGGGGCCGCGTGTATCTGGGAGCCCTCGCCGCCCGCGAGTTCGGGGACCGCGATGCGTCGCTCGGAGAGCAGCGACACAAGGGCGTCCTGGACCTCCGGCAGACAGCGGGTGACCTCCTCGACGCGGGCGACGGCACCCCGCGTCATGGCGGCGAGTACCGGGGAGGGCACCAGGGCCTGCTCGGTGGGGCCCTGGGCGAGCAGCAACGCGTAGTTCCAGCCGTACTTGAGCTGGTCCTCTGTGGTGCCCGCGGTGCCCTGCACGGTGAGCGCGCTGGTGCCGCACACGGCCGCCGAGAGCAGCTCGGAGAGCATGGACTTGGCGGTGCCGGGTTCGCCCACCAGGAGGAGGCCGCGCTCTCCGGCAAGGGTGACCACGCATCGTTCGACCAGGGCTCGCTCGCCCACGAACTTCTGCTCGATCACCATGCGCAGTGGCACCCCCGCTCCGGGCCGGGCACCCTTCGGCAGGCTCAGTGCCTCGCCCGCGCTGCCCGTCACGAAGGT includes these proteins:
- a CDS encoding DUF5682 family protein, whose protein sequence is MSEPITSGTRATAQQPSTPQEPSTGRAAGPATPEAAVAALAATGPGLPFLIGVRHHAPSLAAALPALLDAAAPDVLLVELPAEFQPWLGWLAHEETEAPVALAAVLAEGSGSGPAGERGPAFYPFADFSPELAALRWAARNGVPAVACDLPLADRAWAGGGPDTAAPVPGADSTPVPGEGLGLSDALRSRLTGRDGDDLWDRLVEALAPGSSPEALRRAALLTGWALRHEAEARDGVHGTDLAREAWMRGHVAEALASGRRPAVVVGAFHTPALLTPAGSAEGPAGEASPAAPEPGADVAPGAAACTVSLVPYTYPLLDSRSGYPAGIRDPEWQHTVLDAAGDPAALHEALIRTAVRVCAALREQGHPYGPADGREIVRVAGDLARLRDLPAPGRGELLEAVQTVLGRGETYGTGRAVAGALERVLVGARTGRPAPAAPRGGLGPAVEAETEALTLPGPQHAHEKTPRDLRLDPARSILDRRRELLLRRLTVCGIPYAQEQGVTGAAGTEGLTTRWQVRWTPATAAMLTAAGARGVTPVQAAEGVLRQRHAAERAEGGPTPAQVVRGLTEAAGCGLPALVDERLTELAAVLPASGTLPELLGGLDLLDRIDAGHLPGPATPDDRPAPTSTAASDTPDTDTATAAGTGSARAARTAHVAELLTSAAVRQVDGLTGSEEPEDARALLELSQRADRVGGIRLTGALARLTAEGTPLIAAAAGAVRVLTGHEEAEAFGGRVASWVDGAVDTASRAALTARLTGVLTVAGPLLAVGVGTLDPLLHRVVELDDTAFLARLPALRGGFDTLSPAARDRLLDTIEERLGERVDSLDGDDPAELARRTAADLAARELLTGLGLPVPPPVHDDRFAPLSGHRAAPGPAVAPTTEPAARPPEPATEPAPARTLAPADRWRLVLGRRPEQLPAGSARLATALDELYGAGHGEGSRGNLPGPGRRGGREPSFPGVREWSEELAALFGGGIREEVLAAAAATGRRDVLAELDPAAATPSVELLRTILRYAGGLPEARLAALRPLVSRLVEELTRQLTTRLRPALTGTMAARPTRRPGGRLDLPRTLRANLATARRTADGTVQVIPEHPVFRSRVRRSADWRLILVTDVSGSMEASTIWSALTASVLAGVPTLSTHFLAFSTEVVDLTGHVHDPLSLLLEVSVGGGTHIAAGLRHARSLIAVPSRTLVVVISDFEEGAPLGGLLAEVRALVNTGCHVLGCASLDDAGRPRYSTGVAGQVVAAGMPVAALSPLELARWIGEKTA
- a CDS encoding AAA family ATPase — translated: MTNDTTTTSTTTDNAAVDNTTADNAVTGGVPDRAKTPGREHRQVTLPEDRYAAELAFLAAHDSGPRPPGWLLTPRAVVTFVTGSAGEALSLPKGARPGAGVPLRMVIEQKFVGERALVERCVVTLAGERGLLLVGEPGTAKSMLSELLSAAVCGTSALTVQGTAGTTEDQLKYGWNYALLLAQGPTEQALVPSPVLAAMTRGAVARVEEVTRCLPEVQDALVSLLSERRIAVPELAGGEGSQIHAAPGFTLIATANLRDKGVSEMSAALKRRFNFETVGPIGDVDAETALVRRQSRAAVERVGAAYQVDDAVLEALVTAFRDLREGRSVEGWEVERPSTVMSTAEAVSVAGSLGLAAAYFPGDRDVLSLLPGHLLGVVRKDDPADAARLLGYWDGPVRRRAEQGAATWRALWDLRAVLEN